A part of Thermotoga petrophila RKU-1 genomic DNA contains:
- a CDS encoding cache domain-containing protein encodes MICVLSIFQLYFSGMKTARDFIRNVNNTVTSFINGYFRKFYVVDVLSRIPEVRYAPYLTDEERRKVLEIYRIFQEADRDIYYLYSGYENGLLLINDYEPAEGYDPRVRPWYRAALESRPKPTGGIPYREFKTKELLFSVSKVITDDEGNVTGVISVETLLERLLSNFPHSFDNHETVTEPQPRKLFPFRGIGLLWC; translated from the coding sequence GTGATATGTGTTCTGAGTATCTTTCAGCTTTACTTTTCCGGAATGAAAACTGCCCGCGATTTCATAAGAAACGTGAACAATACCGTGACGTCCTTCATAAACGGATATTTCAGAAAATTCTATGTTGTTGATGTTTTGAGCCGCATTCCTGAAGTACGATATGCACCTTATCTGACCGATGAGGAAAGACGAAAAGTGTTGGAAATCTACAGAATTTTCCAGGAGGCAGACAGAGATATATACTATCTGTACTCGGGATACGAGAATGGACTTCTTCTGATCAACGATTACGAACCCGCAGAAGGATACGATCCAAGAGTAAGACCCTGGTACAGAGCCGCCCTCGAATCCCGACCTAAACCCACCGGTGGGATTCCCTACAGGGAGTTCAAAACAAAAGAGCTTTTGTTTTCCGTGAGCAAGGTGATCACGGACGACGAGGGAAACGTGACCGGTGTGATATCTGTTGAAACACTCCTGGAGAGACTTTTGAGTAATTTTCCTCATTCTTTTGATAACCATGAAACTGTGACAGAACCCCAACCACGCAAGCTATTCCCCTTCAGGGGGATAGGTTTGTTGTGGTGTTAA
- the aglB gene encoding cyclomaltodextrinase translates to MMYPMPSWVYDSVVYQIFPDRFFIGKGKTVEDKKDLYLKRGGVIEKWGVPPRKLPGAQHVKIFYGGDLWGIAEKVDYFEELGINVLYLTPIFLSDTNHKYDTIDYFRVDPQFGGKRAFLHLLRVLHERSMKLILDGVFNHVGSQHPWFKKAKKNDPEYVNRFFLYKDRHRSWFDVGSLPELNVEVEEVKEYILKVVEHYLKLEIDGWRLDCGHDLGPTVNLWINMKVKEFSAEKYLVSEIWTYPAGWDMVDGLMNYNFRNLVLSYVNGETDSIGFHLERAYRETKNIFGCWNMLDSHDTPRLATMVPDRDLRKLAVVLQFTYPGVPLVYYGTEIGLTGGEDPECRATMEWNREKWDVDLFEFYKKMIRLRRTDPGLRFGEFVLLNDSPLAFLRKAPHPLQNTIVVVNPGEEKVLVLSIPDGKIMNTTPLVDVFSGERFHVDGGVVKLPLPARSFRILKPEDLRVGKYRLYKRV, encoded by the coding sequence ATGATGTACCCGATGCCGTCTTGGGTTTACGACAGTGTCGTGTATCAGATCTTTCCAGATAGATTCTTCATCGGAAAGGGAAAAACGGTGGAAGACAAAAAGGATCTGTACCTGAAGCGGGGAGGAGTCATAGAGAAATGGGGAGTTCCTCCCCGCAAACTTCCCGGTGCTCAGCACGTGAAGATCTTCTACGGAGGAGATCTGTGGGGAATAGCCGAGAAGGTCGATTATTTTGAAGAACTTGGAATCAACGTTCTGTACCTCACTCCTATCTTTTTGTCCGATACCAATCACAAGTACGACACAATCGATTACTTCAGAGTGGATCCACAGTTCGGTGGAAAGAGGGCTTTTCTGCACCTTTTGAGGGTTCTCCATGAGAGGAGTATGAAACTCATTCTCGATGGTGTGTTCAACCACGTTGGGAGTCAGCATCCGTGGTTCAAAAAAGCGAAGAAAAACGATCCAGAGTACGTGAACAGATTTTTCCTTTACAAAGATAGGCACAGATCGTGGTTCGACGTTGGAAGCCTTCCCGAGCTGAACGTGGAAGTCGAAGAAGTGAAGGAATACATTTTGAAAGTTGTCGAGCACTACCTGAAACTGGAGATAGACGGTTGGAGGCTGGATTGCGGCCACGATCTTGGACCTACCGTCAACCTGTGGATCAACATGAAAGTGAAAGAGTTCTCAGCAGAAAAGTACCTCGTGAGTGAGATATGGACTTACCCGGCAGGATGGGATATGGTTGATGGTCTGATGAACTACAACTTCAGAAACCTCGTGCTGAGCTATGTGAACGGCGAGACGGATTCCATAGGTTTTCACCTGGAAAGAGCTTACAGGGAGACGAAGAACATATTCGGTTGCTGGAACATGCTTGACAGTCACGACACCCCGAGACTCGCCACAATGGTTCCCGACAGAGACCTGAGAAAACTCGCTGTAGTTCTTCAGTTCACTTATCCCGGTGTTCCGCTCGTTTACTATGGAACAGAGATAGGTCTCACAGGTGGAGAAGATCCAGAGTGTCGTGCCACCATGGAATGGAACAGAGAGAAATGGGATGTTGATCTGTTCGAGTTCTACAAGAAGATGATCAGACTGAGAAGGACGGATCCAGGTTTGCGCTTTGGAGAGTTTGTCTTGCTGAACGACTCACCTCTCGCGTTTCTCAGAAAGGCTCCTCATCCTCTTCAAAACACCATCGTGGTGGTGAACCCAGGAGAAGAGAAGGTGCTGGTTCTCTCCATTCCCGACGGGAAAATTATGAACACCACTCCCCTTGTCGATGTGTTCAGCGGAGAAAGATTCCACGTTGACGGCGGGGTTGTGAAGCTTCCCCTTCCAGCGAGATCTTTCAGAATTCTCAAGCCCGAGGATCTGAGAGTGGGTAAGTACAGATTGTACAAGAGAGTTTGA
- the tnpA gene encoding IS200/IS605 family transposase: protein MHIKKTRWSHYNLNYHFAWIPKYRRKILVGSIAEELERILRNTAKQHGIEILALSIQPDHVHLFVSAPPRFSPAEIANLFKGVSARKLLEKFPELRTKEGLWARSYYVGTAGNVSEETIRRYIEECQDV, encoded by the coding sequence ATGCATATCAAGAAGACAAGGTGGAGTCATTATAATCTGAACTATCATTTTGCGTGGATACCTAAATACCGCAGAAAAATCCTGGTCGGCTCCATAGCTGAAGAACTTGAACGAATACTCCGCAACACAGCAAAACAACACGGAATAGAAATACTGGCCCTCTCTATTCAGCCTGATCATGTTCATTTGTTTGTATCGGCGCCTCCGAGATTTTCACCGGCTGAGATAGCAAACCTATTCAAGGGTGTTTCAGCGAGGAAACTGCTGGAGAAATTTCCAGAGCTTAGAACCAAAGAGGGCCTTTGGGCTCGAAGTTACTACGTTGGAACAGCCGGTAATGTTTCTGAAGAAACTATCAGGAGGTACATCGAGGAATGTCAAGACGTGTGA
- the aglA gene encoding alpha-glucosidase AglA gives MPSVKIGIIGAGSAVFSLRLVSDLCKTPGLSGSTVTLMDIDEERLDAVLTIAKKYVEEVGADLKFEKTMNLDDVIIDADFVINTAMVGGHTYLEKVRQISEKYGYYRGIDAQEFNMVSDYYTFSNYNQLKYFVEIARKIEKLSPKAWYLQAANPVFEGTTLVTRTVPIKAVGFCHGHYGVMEIVEKLGLEEEKVDWQVAGVNHGIWLNRFRYNGENAYPLLDRWIEEKSKDWKPENPFNDQLSPAAIDMYRFYGVMPIGDTVRNSSWRYHRDLETKKKWYGEPWGGADSEIGWKWYQDTLGKVTEITKKVAKFIKENPSARLSDLGSVLGKDLSEKQFVLEVEKILDPERKSGEQHIPFIDALLNDNKARFVVNIPNRGIIHGIDDDVVVEIPALVDKNGIHPEKIEPPLPDRVVKYYLRPRIMRMEMALEAFLTGDIRIIKELLYRDPRTKNDEQVEKVIEEILALSENEEMRKHYLKR, from the coding sequence ATGCCATCTGTGAAGATCGGTATCATCGGTGCGGGGAGCGCGGTGTTTTCTCTGAGGCTTGTGAGTGATCTTTGCAAAACGCCGGGACTCTCTGGCAGCACGGTCACCCTCATGGATATCGACGAAGAAAGACTCGACGCTGTTCTGACCATCGCGAAAAAATACGTTGAAGAAGTGGGAGCGGATCTGAAATTCGAAAAAACCATGAATTTAGATGACGTCATCATCGACGCGGATTTTGTGATAAACACAGCGATGGTGGGTGGCCATACCTACTTGGAGAAAGTCAGACAGATCAGTGAGAAATACGGCTACTACAGAGGAATAGACGCTCAGGAGTTTAACATGGTCTCCGACTACTACACCTTCTCCAACTACAACCAGCTCAAGTACTTCGTTGAAATAGCAAGGAAGATAGAGAAGCTCTCCCCAAAAGCCTGGTACTTGCAGGCAGCGAATCCCGTTTTCGAAGGAACAACCCTTGTGACAAGAACGGTTCCCATAAAGGCAGTGGGATTCTGCCATGGACACTACGGCGTGATGGAGATCGTAGAGAAACTGGGGCTGGAAGAAGAAAAAGTAGATTGGCAGGTCGCAGGAGTGAACCACGGTATCTGGCTGAATAGGTTCAGATACAACGGGGAGAACGCGTATCCCCTCCTTGACAGGTGGATCGAGGAAAAATCAAAAGATTGGAAACCAGAGAACCCCTTCAACGATCAGCTCTCTCCCGCTGCGATAGATATGTACAGATTCTACGGTGTGATGCCCATCGGTGACACCGTGAGAAACTCTTCGTGGAGGTACCACAGGGATCTTGAGACCAAGAAGAAATGGTACGGTGAACCCTGGGGAGGAGCAGATTCTGAAATAGGCTGGAAATGGTACCAGGACACACTTGGAAAGGTAACGGAGATCACAAAGAAGGTGGCAAAGTTCATCAAAGAAAATCCGTCCGCGAGGCTCTCCGACCTTGGAAGTGTTCTGGGAAAAGACCTCTCAGAAAAGCAGTTTGTGCTCGAAGTAGAGAAAATCCTCGATCCAGAAAGAAAGAGTGGAGAGCAGCACATCCCATTCATCGATGCGCTGTTGAACGATAACAAGGCAAGATTCGTGGTGAACATACCAAATAGGGGTATCATCCACGGAATAGACGATGACGTGGTCGTTGAAATCCCAGCCCTTGTGGACAAGAACGGAATCCATCCCGAGAAGATCGAACCACCGCTTCCAGATCGCGTGGTCAAGTACTACCTGAGACCAAGGATCATGAGAATGGAAATGGCTCTGGAGGCGTTCCTCACGGGGGACATAAGGATCATAAAAGAACTTCTCTACAGAGATCCAAGAACGAAGAACGACGAACAGGTAGAAAAGGTGATCGAGGAAATCCTCGCACTCTCGGAAAACGAAGAGATGCGGAAACATTATCTGAAGAGATGA